DNA sequence from the Armigeres subalbatus isolate Guangzhou_Male chromosome 1, GZ_Asu_2, whole genome shotgun sequence genome:
TAATCTAACAGAATAAACGACACATGTCTGGTAACAGTCTTAACGTGAAACAAACTAACAATGGTGACAACATATATATCAAAGCGGTATCCGGTTTATGCTTCTGACGTCTATCGTAGGACAGCTTGAAGCTGTCATCGATGAGCCCAGCGAGAAAGCGGTGGGAAGGTAAGCGATGTGGACCGTGTTCCCAGCGCTGCTGTTCCGTTGCCACAACACATAGAGATTTCTTTATTCCAGGGAGAGAGGGTTTTCGACCTTTTTGAAGAACCTTATGATCAACGGGGCTTTAATTCCAGTTTCGCAATTTTTTAGATTGTCATAATTGGAGATTTTAACTTTTATGAGAGCCATGTAGTTTATAAGACttttatttgtcataagacgagttaatacaatcccattgaattccaccacttaattgtatcttgacagataggtatttcgacctcagcagtaaggccgtcttcagtgtctcgtacttgactcgacaatgggtttgtattaactcgtcttatggcaagtgaagacattccactaaaaagctcaaaataattttcttatcaagacTTTTATGTTTAAGGATTTGTGGGCTCATTTCTGACCTGGAGCTCCATCGTTTGTGAATTTTCTTTGTATTGTATAATGTCATCGGCGTATTACTTATACATAGCAATATAGAATACATTATGAACAGACCCCCTACTATCTAtttaaatttctatcaatttgAATGTTTGGTTATAGACCTCCCTCCCCCACCAAAAATGTGTTTTAGAACTTCTTGGAATCAACATCTATATTTTATTCACGATATGCAAATCCCATCGtatctaacaaaacaaaatgcatgCTTGCATATGTTACGGATATAAAATAATTAGGGGCTACATTTTAGACAGACGAACAGAGACTTATGTATTTTACTTCGTTTAGAACATAAACGCAAGGAcactttaaataatcattacattGGAGGCTGCCGGTCTGCCGGTTGACTTACCAGGAAAATGCACCTAATATTCAGTTGTTATGAACATTAAGAATAATATCTGAAGATTGtatgcaaaatgttgaataaacaaattgttgtGATATTGAGATATCGGACCAAGCGCAAACCAGCTGACAAGGGCTGAAAAGTGGCATTTATAAAACTATTCTTGTGCCATACCTAAATAAAATCCATAGACTATGATTCAAACAAAAGAGTGAACGCCAAACGAGTTACCACTAGGCCATCACCGCTACTGAAGAAGAGAAACCACTTGATCAATATGAACAGATGAACAGCATGCTGTGTGTAAACTGATGTTTAAACTTCCATGTTCAAACCCGTGTGTTTGAACTTGGGCGCACACTCGTGTTCAAACCGGGTACGATTTTGCTTCGGTTTATGATAAACTCGGTTTGGATCTAGTATGCATGTTTGAGTGTGAACTTGCACACGGgaaaactgcacttgtttaaacgcggttcatgttttcgtgaagactgccCGGACTCTGCTTAGGTCTGAACAGGGTTGCTAAAtgaaaatctgtatttttttaccaaaaaatcttttcatctgtattttgcattcataaaatctgTATCGATATCTGTATCGAACTGTTACTACCGCCATTCTTTAACGTCTATCAAtcaattgaaaaaatcataGAATGTTGTATTATGGCGCTTTTCTCAACATAACATTCACCTGGAAAATTTAACTATGTGATTTTTCtgggaaaaaatcataaccatcacACAAATATTACTGAAAGTCACAAGACTCATAAAAAGATGTTAAGATTACCCTTAAAAGCTATTAACAAATTATATGACGTAAACTTGACGCTACGTCTGATCCTCCCTCCCGTTTAGCTTTATGTACTTTGAGAATATTTCTAATAGCAAAGTGATTTTTACTTGCAACATTTCAAATCTTGcgtgtaaaataaaataacaacCGGTGTGTATTTTGTTAATTACGAAACCATTATCAGCTCGAGTCGCAAAAACATAATATAAGTCATCCGACATACCGTTTTGTTTCTCATTCGCAGATGATGCATCACTTTACTTTTATGGCGAAAACCTATTGCCACAGacaacagacataacacttttAACATTTACTTATAAAATTTATCGTCGTacgaacactaacgacatctgttgttttcaatCAGTGGCGGTAGcgagcaaatgtcaaactcgagcaaatctgATGCGGGcaccacgagtgatcgattggccaactaatgattatttaaattgaccagtaaatcagtgaacgatgaaaagtattatgtctgtttgtctttgCTATTGCTATATGTCATAATGTGTACGAAACGAGGCCGCACTTTTTTGAGTTCACCACATTAAAATTAaggaactgtcagactgtgcaagaaataaaaaaaatatgtaatcGCGTTTatgaaacatttaaaaattatattggATATAAGGTGACTTGCGGTGGCACACCAATCTCTTTGTGGTTGtaccataaaaatcatcaacttaAGATTAGTAGTCGTGAGAAACTTGACTACCAACACCTACCAATCTACAAGGCAGACAAAAATAACCACTTGTTTTGTTAACATTCGACTATCGTAAACATTGCATTAATGTGAACGATTTCAGTCTGAGTTGTACGCAGGATTACTCAATACGGTTTAACTATGACATAAACTAACGAAATGTGTCCGAAAATCAACAGATTAGATTTGATTTAAGCTGTTTATGTTCACATATCGTGAcattgttgccagctgttcaaacaCACCAATAGcataattgaaatttactgcgtttttttttttaatttttcaagacTTTCCAAAGTAGAAAAATGAAGATATAATTATGACATTAATAGATAACAGGTTGGAGagagatttattattttttcgatattttacatgttttcaCTATGATTTcacagaatttcatgttgacatCACTGCCTGCTGCGATAGGTAATGATCAATGACTGCTTGCATACGACGCTGCCGACGACGAGCAACCGACGACGTCGTTGGCATGCGCGGTGGGAAGAGGAAATTTTTTCacttagttttattttcattgaatcGACGCCAAATGTGCACTAAATGATTCGATTATTTTGACAATAAGTAGGTTTAGGTTCAAAATTAGTTCTGATACTTTTTCTTGTGAAAAGGTGGTCAGGTTTGGTTTTTAATAATAAAACTAATGTGATCGGTGCTATTCGCAGTGAGGAGGTGGGTAATTGTAAGATTGTGTTGGTGAGCCGCAGGgtagccattctgaatgacaccGCAAGAGGCCATAATACGGTTCTGGtaaatacaaatttaaaatatctgtaCTCACAGATAATGATTGAAAAAATCGGTATATCTGTATTACAGATTCTGTGTTCGAAAACAAGTAAAAAATTTGTATAAATACAGATTAATCTGTATTTTTGGCAACCCTGGGTCTGAATCGGAGATTCGTATGCTCCTCCGATCGCAAATAGCGAGGGTCTACTTCCTGGTTTGCaacatttcaaacaaaattataTACCTAATGTTGAACTGTCGATAATGAAAGAAAACATAATTTGAAGTAAAAGCATACATTCATGCATAAAtaatgaaatcaatttttttaattttaattttttggatttattttgccaacaaaacaaaaacaaaatgctAACTTACAGTATTTCGGTATTACGTTACCGAACAATTGATAAATTTGACATTCTTGCTTGTCGTTGCATTTTACAGATCATTCGGTAATCGATTGGTTTACCGAAGTCATTACCGAAActtcagctgttgagaattcggtaaatGAATTACCGAATTCGGTATTTTTTTCGGAGTGTGTGTATTGGATATGGTCTGCCGGATCgaattctattggttttggattgcaatGCTTGAtacattcacaaaaaaaaataggcgGAGTACACAAGGCTCAGAAAAAGGGCTGGATTAATTTGTTTAGTAGAAATGCatttgcgtatttgtatgtggattttgaattaaaaaaaatatttggattgtttttgaaattggttttaaatgaaacatttgattttgaTAATGGGTGAGGTAGCGTGATTATtagatttaaaaattggaaatattaatcggcgaataaaggttgcttggagaagaagaagtcggagaatgatatttaaaaaaatgcatacGGGatattttttacctttctcgtatacaaagtattatTCGCATCTGCGAGGATAATCATTTGGTAAAGAATTAGGTCATTGATCGATCGGTGTGGCATCGCTCCTCTTCTTCGGTGGTTCTTGTGAACCATCTGGCTTCTTCACATTGGCGTTCAGTTTCAGACTAGATTTAATCATTTGATTAGTTCCATAGCGCTTCATACGCTATCAAACCTACATCTGCTTTCTAAACGCACAAGGTTATACAGACCCCATTGCTAACCAGGGCAAATTCGAATTTATgtaatcaattattttcttttcataaagaaatacaCTTCCAGCAAAATCAATATTCATTTCGGTAGCTCGATAAAAATGGGGCagtttaataaaatatatttgttaGTTAATTAGTAATAAagtattttctaattttcagcAACGATGACTAAGATTCCGAAAAAAATGCCAAAACTATTTCGTTCAGTATTCAGGGTTGATTTCGGAAAGAATGTAGAACACAAACACCAGAAAGTATACCTTTTTATGGTTgtattttattcaatatttaatatacCGCTAAGTTGTCCGTAAAAACTAGGGATGTGTGTAGAGGGGGGTGTCGTTTTAGTTTTCCTTCCTTGTGTTCTTGTttatatttacgtgttcttacGGGGTATGGATTCAGCAGCAATGAGATACCTAACCTACAGGAGTCCTATCGTTTTTGTTTCCTATCTTTCTATCTTTTTTTGTTTGTATAACTTACGCTTTCTTCATTCCAATCATCAGATTAAATATGTATGATTTTATGAATCAATTGTATTCCATTcattgtaaatttaatttatcaTACTTTTCGCCTAAACCGGATCAAGATGATCATCATTTGTCGGCAACCGCACGCTTTCAACTCAATCCTCTGATCAGTAAACGCGATTATTTTGTGTGATAACTTTACTATTTCATGCTTTGAATGTgcgtgtatgtttttttttcttcattttatgTAGTAACGATCCTAAATAATcagtttgtttgtttgtatACGAAATTCAGTGGGCGATGCCCTCAGTTGTGTACCGCAAAAAAACAAGTCCGTTTCCGTTGGCTTTGCGTCATGTTTGTTAAGTATAAATAGAGTCTATCAAAAATATATATCCATTCCTATGTGTAGTTTTGGGCATGTTTAATCCTGGCTTCATATCAACTTTCGCtccttttctctttctttcctTTTACATGTACAGGCGGCGCTCTCACACTGTGAGAACAGAAGAATTTCAAGAATATTCGAGTCAATTACTTTTGTGTGACTTGTATTTGTTTCAGTGTTGCTTTTGTTGCGACTTAGAGAAGTGAAATTTAAGCaaaagaaacatttccagagCGTTAGATTTGATTGTTTGTtggtttttctgaaaattttatgaGTCTCTTATGTAAATTTGGACGCGGAAACAGTAGACAAATGTTTCAGAGAAATGCGACTCATTTTGGTCAGTGTAAAGAGTGCATGGTCCATTAACATTGATGATTTCTTAAATATCTAATAAGTCACTATCTTGCGGTTGAACTCGACATTTGTTTGGTAGATTTTGGTTTGCTGAGTGAAAGGTCCAAATAACGTCGATTCCTACTCATACTTAGGTTGTGTAATGTGTATGTGTGCTGCCGAATGAGTAGTCTTCGGAAGTTCGCCAATACTTGTTTGTCCTCATGACAAGTAAAGTTATTAACGTTTATGAAATTAAAAATGCAATGCTTAATGCTTTGGCAAGTTTGATGCATGAAGTCCTCCAAaatatatcgaaaaaaaaaccctatttttgaaaaaagggcataaattcatcaatttggcaaattggtaaaaatttaaataatcaaaataattctaCGGACTTTGGATTTGCTCGGATGtttgttaaaataataaaatctaaaCAAATTAGGGAGGGAAATTTAGATTTTCGTTTCTTACTAAACTCTTTGAATGAAGTTCATTGTGCTTAAACAATCTAGCTGTTTAAACTTTAAAAAGATCCACTGAATACGTCCTCCAAACgttaaaaaagggtacaaaaggtgaaaaagtataatttgagaaaaaaaaacttccggcaTTCAGTGCTTTCTGTGGAACTTTCGCTCTTTAAAGATCGAATGAAGGGTttttgagtttaaaaaaaatccattttaaatATGCAAAGAAAAACGCTCACATACACGAACAGATTGCAATATCCAGTGATTACTGCAGTAGTCCACCCCAGAAAAGTAAAAAGCACGCTTTAAAATGAGACCTTACAGAGTTTTATTGTTCAATTGTGAAAAAATTGTGTCACGTTATATACGTCCTTGTTCTAAGTTTCGCCTAAAAACCTATTTATTTAGTCTGGATTCGAAAAGTGGAAAGAAAACTATTCATCTTTGCAGAAcgagaagaagaggaagaaggctTATCGCTGATCCTACAAACTATTGCTAGCTAATCCGATTAATGCTGgtttgtaaataaaataattatgaataaaaCACAAAGAAAATTGAAGATGAGAAATTAAAGAAGTAGTTGGGTTTGGAGCAAGTAGCTGTTGGTGTCGGTCGATCATCCGTTGAATCCGTTGGTCGTTGGTAGATGTTGGATAGAAAAACAACCTTACCAGCATCATTCATCCACCCCACACCGCCGGGCACCAGGTCCAGAAGATTCAATGAAGATTTCGGGCTCGGGCTCTACTACTACTTCCTTCGTGTCCAAAGAAAAAAACTCACGCTCAGGTCAATCGTTCGCTCGCGTACGCTCGCTCGTTTTCTTTCTCTCTCACACGCGCGCCAACCACTCGCCTCTCGCTCGGCTCGCTCCCCCTGTCGCGCGAACATTACAACTTTATCAACTTGGGGGCGCTGAGTTCCGGCTGCTCTTCGGAGTTCTCGTCGCAGTACAGCGGACGCTTCTGGCTGTTGCTGCTCTGGGAGTCCTCGCCGTCGGCAGTGCACAGGGTGGCCACGGCAGCTGCCGTTGCTTCCACGGCCGGAGCCTCGTCCAAGCTGTCCCCGGATTTGGTACAATCGTCTAGGCTGTCGGCAGGAACATCGGAGGAAGTGGCTGCCTCAGCCGGAGCCGGATTTCCATTCTCCGAACCGTCCATGCTGTCTGTGTTCATCGAGGCTGCACCGTTGGTCAAGGCGGTAGCATCCTTGGAGGCACTCTCACTGTCCATGTTGCTCTCGTCCGACGGGGGAACACCATTCTGAGAGCTGTCGTCTTCGTTGTCCAGATCTGGCACCGCACCGCTACCGTTGGCAACCGAAACCGTCACGGCTGAACCTGTGCTTGAGACACCGTTACTTTCGGGCATACCTTTGAGGAGTTCCGGCTGCAAATCCGAAGCAACGTAATGCGCCCAAAGTGCCATCTCAACCTTATGGGCAGTCCATTTCTTCGGTTTAGGCGGTTCCTTTGGGGCACCATTCTCTTCGGCGCCATTGTTTTCCGTCTCCGGACCGTGGAATTCTTTGTTCAGCCGATCCGCGGTGGTCTGGATGTGCGTCACAAACTTGAGGTACTCCTTCACAGTGTAGTCGATGCTCTCGAAATCCGGGATCGCCATTAGGCACTCGTCCGCCATGAAGGGGGCCGTCTCCGGGCAAGCTGCTGCCAGCAGGGCGGAGGCCATCGTAGTGCCGACGCCCTTAAGATTGGACAGTGCGTTCAGCGCCTGCTCCAGATTGGGCAGCTTGCGGAAGGCCTTCTTCGTTTCCATCATGACGGCTCGCGGCGTGTTGATCTTGATCAGATGCGTCAACTGGGGGTAGGACTTCCCCCGGGTTTGCTTCCACTCCATCAGTTGGACCAGCTCCTCGTGCAGCAGGTGGGCATCCTTGCCGCGCTTCTGGATGAGCTTTGGCAGTGTGTTCTGGTACCAGTCGTCCAGGCGGATCAGTTTTTCGGGCTTCTTGCCGGCTCCGCGGTTTTCTGCTTTTACTTTCAAGGCCTGTGGGTATAGGTCCAGCAGGAACTCGAACTGGGCCGAGTTGCCTTTCTGGAAAAACTGACTACTGCTTGTGACCGCGGTCATCTTTATATCTGGAAAGAGATGGGAGAAGACGGAAAGCCCAGATTAGAAgtgaaaatttattgattttgatGGAATTCTATTCTACAGCATTAAATACAATTGGTTTGAAAGACAAAGAGATTCGGTTCAATGTGTACAGTATAATTATTTTCAGTTTAATGTTCTGATGAATACAATTGCAGACAAACGAATAAATCTTATAGGAAAAAGTATTTAAAGCTACTTTtttctatcagatttagaatagTAATAACTTTGGGGGGACTATGTTATGGACCATGTTAATCCATTACCTTGCTGTCAGAGCAAGGTAATGGATTAACATAGTACATAACGCATGCCCCTTCATACCTATCATCAACGATTAGGTTTTGCAAGACAGAGTAGGACAAAAGCGGTGACATGGAGACCCACTTGTTTCGGATGGAAAAGCTATTCTCAAGTTTGGCGATTGCGGGTCAAGAACTATAAGCGAACCTGAAAGTGGCCATGGTTCTGAAGAGAATGTCAGAGTCCTTTGATCACCTCACAACGGCGTTGGAGACCCGTGTAGACAAGGACTTGATCATTGAATTGGTAAAAAGCAAGTTACTGGATAAAGCACAAAAGAGAATGGAGAAATCTCGTCAAAGCGAGTCCATCCATTCGCTTCGGTTTTGAGAAAAAGATAATTTGCCATCAATGTCGGAAACCGGGTCACATAAAGCTTGACTGTCCGCTGGGGAAGAACGACGCATCAGCACCGAAGCACGATTGCCCAATAATGAAGAGCGAAAATTCTGCCACATCCGGTGGACGAGGGTCGCAGAAGCACAAGCAAAAGGGGGGAAGTAGAGAAGACCTCACCATTTGCTTTCATGCGTCCCAAGAACCGGAAGCAGTTAAAGATTTGGAGAGTCGACTCCGGTGCCACCTCGCATATGTGCTGCGACCGAACATTCAAAGCACGGGTGTGACCATCATTCTAGCTGACGGCAACGTTACAGATGTCAAGGGAGTCGGTTCCGATCACTTGCTCTGTTACAATGAGAACGCAGATCAGCAAGAGATCATCATCCGCGAGTAATGTCCCGGATTTGGAATCTTCTTTGATTTTCATAGGGAACCTCGTCAACAAGGGAGCCGAAGTTAcatttgagaaaacccgcggcTGCTTGATAAGATGTGGAGACGTTGTGGCAGCAGTTGCAAAGAAAGATAGGTGGCCTGTATCAACTGAAGATTAACCACGAAACATGAAGGTTGAGAAGCATACGAAAGATTGCATTCATTCTTGGCATCGCTAGCTAGAGCACTGGGGACCTGAACGCAATCCTGTAGGTTGTTTGTGAAGAATTGACGTAGAACGTATTTATCATGGAATGTGACATTTTCCGGACCTGCGTATGTTGAGTTGAAGGGAAGATTACACGGAAGGCTTTCCCGCGAAAAACAGAGCGACAGTCGATGAAGATCCTGTATTTATTACATATCGACATTTTTGGTCCCATGAATACCGTAACAACGGGCGGATCAAGATATTTTTTTAACCATGATCGACGACTTTAGTCGCTGCACGACGCTGTAATTTAACGTTGggctacgtctgtcttttcgatcttcttcttcttattggcattacatccccacactgggacagagctgcctcgcagcttagtgttcattaagcacttccacagtcattaactgcgaggtttctaatccaagttaccatttttgcattcgtatatcatgaggctaacacgatgttacttttatgcccagggaagtcgagacaatttctaattcgaaaattacctagaccggcaccgggaatcgaacccagccaccctcagcatggtcttgctttgtagccgcgggtCCCTTGTCTTTTCTATACTGGGGTATATTTTGCAATTGCGAAAATTGGAGACCGTCATGAAAATTTGATAGATTTTGAACTTCAATATCTCGaacgtttctcgatggatttccaatatttttggaccattcgagcAAGGATAAGTCAACGCTCCTTTGTATTTATAtcaaaatactgattttgaaCTATTTGTTAGCGATATtcaataaaaagtttagaaataggtaaaacaaccaatcacgtacatgcatcgcaagcacagacatcaaaatcaagcaacttgcgggcttggatctaatcctcagttcaatcaaGATTTCACGGAGAGTGGAACGCGGTGGGGCGGAACGGACACAGCAACACGAAGGTGTATATCAcaggcggcgtgaaccggcttggatgaaaaaatcaattaaaacacAGATTTTTGGATTCAAGCGGTTTTGATTAACGGGGTTGGAATCGCTCGCATgaaaatcgacttcagtggattaaaattgcaatattctacgtttgtcgatcatcaaacagcacattcaaaatagtcaattgccggcgacactaatcaatacctgatttcaaaacgaattagatttcggtgtcATACAACtgatttgttaataacttttttcaaaagtaccaggcgggatttatgggcgaacgctccaccacggacctgGTGTTCGCCagtcgccaagtactgcagaaatgccacgagacctggacgatgcttgtggagcaccaacgcgcacttggagttttcgaaaggaaactgctgcgtaccatctatggtggggtgcagatggcggacggtacgtggaggaggcgaatgaatcacgagttgcatcagctgttgggagaaccatccatcgttcacaccgcgaaaatcggacgactgcggtggtccgggcacgtagccagaatgtcggacagtaacccggtgaaaatggttctcgacaatgttccgacgggcacaagaaggcgaggtgcgcagcgggcaaggtggatcgatcaggtggaatatgacttgcggaccctccgtagactgcgtggttgacaacgtgtagccatggaccgagccgaatggagaagactcttatataccgcacaggccacttcgagTGATGAGTGgctgcatatttatttatttttagagaatttgcagtgCTACTTCATTCATCTGCTGTGATCTCTGGATCCTGGAAAGACATACAATAAAACTGATATTCCAGCAAAAaagacgtttgttagctgattttcggcaaattatttgctgattttcatcaACTTAGACAGGAATCTCAGCAAAAATTATTAGAATTTATTAGAGAATTAACtagtttccgatggaattccaagTGAATTTTCTATAGAactttccgatggaattcctaaagtaATGTCGAAAAGGGTTTATGAAAGCATTTCCGGcaaaaaattcgaatgaatttcaagaaGAACTTTGgaaactgaaggaattcccgaagaaaaatcagtaggaaccttttaagaaaatttcgaagaaataccCACACactttttcaaaggaattcctaacagaattACCGAATGCATCCGATTTCGAAAGgagatttgaatgaattcctgcagagATCATGGCTCTACCCGGAGCCCACGTcctcttatttatttatttatttttggaacAATCATCGAACATCGTGGTCTACATGATTCATTAAAACTAATAACTAAAACtaataagctcaaaataattttcttaactataaTAACAATCAGTGTTGCCGAACATTTCGAagtcgatttttaaaaatatcaatGGAACACGCAAAATCAAACATATAGTACACATTATTAAATACATCACACATAGAACGAATTGGTTCATTGAGTCCGTAAAGTGTACGGCGTGCAGGAAGTCGTAAAAAATTCCTAGTTCTAAGTGGTCTTTCTATGGCGTTTAGACAAATCATTGATAAAATATTCGGTGCATAAATTTTTGATATCAGCAATTTAGCTACAAAGATTGCTTTCGAATCCATTCGTCTTTTAAACAGTGGTTCCATGTTCAGAACTTGACAGCGATCAGCATAAGGAGGCAATTCAAATCTGTTTGACCATGGAAGAAATCGCAAAGCGTATCGTATAAACTTAGATTGGATAGATTCAATTCTTATGATCCAGTTATCAGTATGTGGGCACCATATAATAGAATTGGATTCTAGTACGGATCGCACTAGTGCGTAATACAAGGCTTTTAAACAGTATGGATCACGAAATTCCTTAGCAATGCGCATAATAAATCCGAGATTTTTACTTGCTCTAGCTATCATGCTCACATA
Encoded proteins:
- the LOC134202692 gene encoding uncharacterized protein LOC134202692, which produces MTAVTSSSQFFQKGNSAQFEFLLDLYPQALKVKAENRGAGKKPEKLIRLDDWYQNTLPKLIQKRGKDAHLLHEELVQLMEWKQTRGKSYPQLTHLIKINTPRAVMMETKKAFRKLPNLEQALNALSNLKGVGTTMASALLAAACPETAPFMADECLMAIPDFESIDYTVKEYLKFVTHIQTTADRLNKEFHGPETENNGAEENGAPKEPPKPKKWTAHKVEMALWAHYVASDLQPELLKGMPESNGVSSTGSAVTVSVANGSGAVPDLDNEDDSSQNGVPPSDESNMDSESASKDATALTNGAASMNTDSMDGSENGNPAPAEAATSSDVPADSLDDCTKSGDSLDEAPAVEATAAAVATLCTADGEDSQSSNSQKRPLYCDENSEEQPELSAPKLIKL